One stretch of Octopus sinensis unplaced genomic scaffold, ASM634580v1 Contig14420, whole genome shotgun sequence DNA includes these proteins:
- the LOC115230080 gene encoding putative sodium-coupled neutral amino acid transporter 7 yields the protein MSERSQILHNSEKERNSGFNEQSNFYRSVDKDLNACNDSSISTTDDDSSSLINTTEAKNNAESTKCTVGFLLVNATVGIGIINLPEAYQQVDNLAIAISIHCILGVLSFISMLIVAYASDKTQRSSYQDIMFDFYGEKGRALSSVIIFLSLYFYCTSLMVLIGDQIEEFTIFINHNFYCNHHVWYAQREFTTVIITIIILPFCFQKFINYLKYIRLVVQYILISYLFLR from the exons ATGTCGGAAAGATCACAGATTTTACATAACAGTGAAAAGGAACGCAATTCTGGGTTCAATGAGCAGAGTAACTTTTACCGTTCAGTAGATAAGGATTTGAATGCTTGTAATGATAGTTCCATTAGTACAACAGATGATGATTCCAGTTCCTTAATTAACACAACAGAAGCAAAAAATAATGCAG AATCTACGAAGTGTACTGTTGGTTTTCTTTTAGTCAATGCAACAGTAGGTATTGGTATAATAAATCTTCCTGAAGCATATCAACAAGTAGACAATTTAGCGATAGCCATCAGCATTCATTGC ATTCTCGGTGTTCTTTCGTTCATTTCAATGTTAATTGTAGCATATGCCTCAGATAAAACCCAAAGATCAAGTTATCAAGATATTATGTTTGATTTCTATGGAGAGAAAGGTCGTGCGTTGTCATCTGTAATTATCTTTCTTAGTTTATATTTTTACTGCACCAGTTTAATGGTATTGATTGGTGACCAAATAGAAGAAT ttaccattttcatcaaccataacttttactgCAATCATCATGTATGGTATGCACAAAGAGAGTTTACAACAGTAATTATTACGATAATCATCTTaccattttgttttcaaaaatttattaactATCTGAAATATATCAGGTTAGTTGTACAATATATTctcatttcatatctatttcttagATAA